Proteins encoded by one window of Streptococcus sanguinis:
- a CDS encoding DUF438 domain-containing protein, whose translation MATERIEVLKSILLDLHNGASAESVQELFNEHFAGVSAIEISLMEHELMNSDTGVTFEDVMSLCNVHANLFKGAIQDVEVADTDHPGHPIQVFKQENLALRAALMRVRRLLSTYETTEDEDLLPEICKGLQRQLSLVGQFDIHYQRKEELMFPIMESYGHDSPPKVMWGVDDQIRDLFQEAKIAAEQLPDTSIQEVKDKFEAFAAEFEAMIFKEESILLMILLESFHQDDWLKIAEESDAYGYAIIKPTEKWIPARHSFSEEEVGDAADEGSEAPASTEQTSDGRFQQVIDTPDGQVTISFKPKEKKEQAFNRESQQPFGHGYLSVAEANLILDHLPMEITFVNKDDIFQYYNDSVPADEMIFKRTPSQIGRNVELCHPPKFLDKVRRIFKALREGERDKFEMWFKSESRGKFVHVTYAAVRDKAGEFQGVLEYVQDIQPFRDIDSDFYRDLD comes from the coding sequence ATGGCTACTGAACGCATTGAAGTCCTCAAGTCTATCTTGTTGGATTTACATAACGGAGCTTCGGCAGAGTCTGTTCAGGAGCTTTTTAATGAGCATTTTGCTGGTGTGTCCGCTATAGAGATTAGCCTGATGGAGCATGAGCTGATGAACTCGGATACGGGAGTGACCTTTGAAGATGTCATGTCCCTCTGCAATGTTCATGCCAACCTCTTTAAAGGTGCCATTCAGGATGTAGAGGTGGCTGATACCGACCATCCAGGCCATCCTATTCAGGTCTTTAAGCAGGAAAATTTAGCCTTGCGGGCTGCCCTTATGCGGGTTCGCAGGCTCCTATCTACCTATGAAACGACAGAAGATGAGGATCTTCTTCCTGAAATCTGCAAGGGACTTCAGCGCCAGCTGAGTTTGGTGGGGCAGTTTGATATCCACTATCAGCGCAAGGAAGAGCTCATGTTTCCAATCATGGAGAGCTACGGCCACGATTCGCCGCCCAAGGTCATGTGGGGTGTAGATGACCAGATTCGAGACCTTTTCCAAGAGGCTAAGATTGCTGCAGAGCAGCTACCAGATACTTCGATTCAAGAAGTCAAGGACAAGTTTGAGGCTTTTGCGGCTGAGTTTGAAGCTATGATTTTCAAGGAAGAGTCTATCCTTCTCATGATTCTCCTCGAGTCCTTCCATCAGGATGACTGGCTCAAGATTGCTGAGGAGAGCGATGCTTATGGCTATGCCATTATCAAGCCGACAGAGAAATGGATTCCTGCGCGGCACTCATTCTCGGAGGAGGAAGTTGGGGATGCTGCTGATGAAGGAAGCGAAGCGCCAGCCAGCACAGAACAGACTAGTGATGGCAGATTTCAGCAGGTCATTGATACGCCGGATGGTCAGGTCACCATTTCCTTTAAGCCCAAGGAAAAGAAGGAGCAAGCCTTTAATCGGGAGTCCCAGCAGCCTTTTGGTCATGGATATCTGTCTGTTGCGGAGGCCAATCTGATTTTGGACCATCTGCCCATGGAGATTACCTTTGTCAATAAGGACGATATTTTCCAGTATTATAATGACAGCGTGCCGGCAGACGAGATGATTTTCAAGCGAACGCCGTCCCAGATAGGACGCAATGTCGAGCTCTGCCACCCGCCCAAGTTTTTGGACAAGGTGCGGCGGATTTTCAAGGCTCTGCGCGAGGGAGAGCGGGACAAGTTTGAGATGTGGTTCAAGTCGGAATCACGGGGCAAGTTTGTCCATGTGACCTATGCGGCAGTTCGCGATAAGGCTGGCGAGTTTCAGGGAGTGCTGGAGTATGTGCAGGACATTCAGCCTTTCCGTGATATTGACAGTGATTTTTACCGAGATTTGGACTAG
- a CDS encoding DUF1912 family protein, protein MSYEQEFLQDFESWVKTQVMINEMALKESQAVYEADQDERAKEAAIRYESRLDAYQFLLGKFANYQAGKGFHDLPDGLFGERNY, encoded by the coding sequence ATGAGTTACGAACAGGAATTTTTACAAGACTTTGAATCTTGGGTCAAGACCCAGGTCATGATTAATGAGATGGCCCTCAAGGAGAGTCAGGCAGTCTATGAAGCGGACCAGGACGAGCGGGCCAAGGAAGCAGCCATTCGCTATGAGAGTCGTCTTGATGCCTACCAGTTTCTTTTGGGAAAATTCGCTAATTATCAGGCGGGCAAAGGATTTCACGACCTGCCAGATGGACTTTTTGGGGAGAGAAATTATTGA
- the glpO gene encoding type 1 glycerol-3-phosphate oxidase, with translation MEFSKKTRELSIKKMQERTLDLLIIGGGITGAGVALQAAASGLETGLIEMQDFAEGTSSRSTKLVHGGLRYLKQFDVEVVSDTVSERAVVQQIAPHIPKPDPMLLPVYEEDGATFSLFRLKVAMDLYDLLAGVNNTPAANKVLSKEEVLEREPELKKEGLVGGGVYLDFRNNDARLVIENIKRANQDGALIANHVKAEGFLFDESGKITGVVARDLLTYEVFEIKARLVINTTGPWSDKVRNLSNDGEQYSQMRPTKGVHLVVDSSKIKVSQPVYFDTGLGDGRMVFVLPRENKTYFGTTDTDYTGDLEHPKVTQEDVDYLLGIVNNRFPEANITIDDIESSWAGLRPLIAGNSASDYNGGNNGTISDESFNALIATVESYLAKEKSREDVEAAVTQLESSTSEKHLDPSAVSRGSSLERDNNGLLTLAGGKITDYRKMAEGAMERVVDILKAEFDRSFKLINSKTYPVSGGELNPANVDSEIEAFAQLGVSRGLDSKEAFYLANLYGSNAPKVFALAHSIEQALGLSLADTLSLHYAMRNELALSPVDFLLRRTNHMLFMRDSLDAIVEPVLDEMGRFYDWTEEEKAAYRNDVQAALANNDLEELKK, from the coding sequence ATGGAATTTTCAAAGAAAACACGTGAATTATCGATAAAAAAAATGCAGGAACGCACCTTGGACCTCCTGATTATCGGCGGTGGGATTACTGGTGCTGGAGTAGCCCTGCAAGCTGCAGCTAGTGGCCTGGAGACCGGTCTGATTGAAATGCAGGACTTTGCCGAAGGGACTTCTAGCCGTTCTACCAAACTGGTCCACGGTGGTCTTCGTTACCTCAAACAATTCGACGTAGAGGTGGTCTCAGATACAGTTTCTGAGCGTGCAGTGGTACAGCAAATTGCCCCTCATATTCCAAAACCAGATCCTATGCTCCTTCCAGTCTATGAAGAAGATGGCGCTACCTTCAGCCTCTTCCGCCTCAAAGTGGCTATGGACCTCTACGACCTCTTAGCCGGTGTTAACAACACTCCTGCTGCCAACAAGGTCTTGAGCAAGGAAGAAGTCTTAGAACGGGAACCTGAACTCAAGAAGGAAGGCTTAGTCGGCGGTGGTGTCTATCTTGACTTCCGCAACAACGACGCACGTCTCGTAATTGAAAATATCAAACGCGCCAACCAAGACGGTGCTCTCATTGCCAACCACGTTAAGGCAGAAGGCTTCCTCTTTGATGAATCTGGAAAGATTACAGGCGTTGTTGCGCGTGATCTCTTGACATATGAAGTCTTCGAAATCAAGGCTCGCTTGGTCATCAACACAACTGGACCTTGGAGCGACAAGGTGCGCAATCTATCAAATGACGGTGAGCAATACTCACAAATGCGTCCAACCAAGGGTGTTCACTTGGTGGTTGACTCTAGCAAGATCAAGGTTTCTCAGCCAGTCTACTTTGATACAGGCTTAGGAGACGGCCGGATGGTCTTTGTTCTTCCGCGTGAAAATAAAACCTACTTTGGTACGACTGACACTGACTACACTGGTGACCTGGAGCATCCAAAAGTAACACAAGAAGATGTAGATTACCTCTTGGGCATTGTCAATAATCGCTTCCCAGAAGCAAACATCACGATTGACGATATCGAAAGCAGCTGGGCGGGTCTTCGTCCTCTGATTGCAGGAAACAGCGCTTCTGACTACAATGGCGGAAACAACGGTACCATTAGCGACGAAAGCTTCAATGCACTGATTGCGACCGTTGAAAGCTATTTGGCTAAAGAAAAATCCCGTGAGGATGTCGAGGCGGCTGTTACGCAACTCGAAAGCAGCACTTCTGAAAAACACTTGGATCCATCTGCTGTGTCCCGCGGTTCCAGCTTAGAACGTGATAACAATGGCCTCTTGACCCTTGCTGGCGGTAAAATCACAGACTATCGTAAGATGGCGGAAGGTGCTATGGAGCGCGTGGTTGACATCCTCAAAGCAGAATTCGACCGTAGCTTCAAGCTCATCAACTCTAAGACCTACCCTGTTTCAGGCGGAGAGCTTAATCCAGCAAATGTGGATTCCGAAATCGAAGCTTTTGCTCAACTTGGTGTCTCACGTGGCTTAGACAGCAAAGAAGCCTTCTATCTTGCAAACCTTTACGGCTCCAATGCTCCTAAAGTCTTTGCCCTCGCTCACAGCATCGAGCAAGCACTAGGTCTCAGCCTAGCGGATACCTTGTCACTGCATTATGCTATGCGTAACGAATTAGCACTCAGCCCTGTTGACTTCTTGCTTCGCCGGACAAACCATATGCTCTTTATGCGGGATAGCTTAGATGCTATTGTAGAGCCTGTTCTGGATGAAATGGGACGATTCTACGACTGGACAGAAGAAGAAAAAGCAGCTTATCGAAACGATGTTCAAGCTGCCCTTGCAAATAACGATTTAGAAGAATTAAAAAAATAG
- a CDS encoding DUF1858 domain-containing protein, whose product MDNVIDLSIPVAEVIEKQPEVLDVLVELGFTPLANPVMRNTVGRVVSIKKGAGMNGIDLNKIKQTLELNGYEVVGI is encoded by the coding sequence ATGGATAATGTGATTGATTTGTCTATCCCAGTGGCAGAAGTGATTGAGAAGCAGCCAGAAGTTTTGGATGTTCTGGTCGAGTTGGGCTTTACGCCTCTGGCCAATCCCGTTATGCGCAATACAGTCGGGCGCGTGGTTTCTATCAAAAAAGGTGCTGGTATGAATGGCATTGACCTTAATAAAATCAAGCAAACTCTGGAATTAAACGGCTATGAAGTGGTGGGGATTTAG
- the rlmD gene encoding 23S rRNA (uracil(1939)-C(5))-methyltransferase RlmD — protein MNVKVKQRIPLKIKKMGINGEGIGFYKKTLVFVPGALKGEEVYCQVTRVQRNFIEAKLLTINKRSKFRVEAPCEIYDSCGGCQIMHLHYDKQLEFKEDLLRQALKKFAPAGYENYEIRPTIGMQEPLYYRAKLQFQTRKFKDEVKAGLYAQNSHYLVSLKNCLVQDKVTQKIINKVARLLGKYRLPIYDERKTAGVRTVMIRRARKTGQVQMIFVTGRKLDFSPVVRDLVAEFPELETVAVNYHTSKSSEIYGDKTEIIWGEKDIQEGVLDYEFSLSPRAFYQLNPEQTEVLYGEAVKALDVTKEDHLIDAYCGVGTIGFAFAKRVKSLRGMDIIPEAIEDAKRNAKRMGFTNTLYETGTAEEIIPRWYAEGYRANALIVDPPRTGLDDKLLETIVRYTPEKMVYVSCNVSTLARDLVKLCQVYDVHYIQSVDMFPHTARTEAVVKLSKRDSSRLS, from the coding sequence ATGAATGTGAAAGTGAAGCAAAGAATCCCTTTGAAAATTAAGAAAATGGGGATTAATGGGGAAGGGATTGGATTTTATAAGAAAACGCTGGTCTTTGTGCCAGGGGCTTTGAAGGGTGAGGAAGTCTACTGTCAGGTGACCAGGGTTCAGCGTAATTTTATCGAGGCCAAGCTCTTAACAATTAACAAGCGCTCGAAATTCCGGGTGGAAGCGCCTTGTGAGATTTATGATAGCTGTGGGGGCTGTCAAATCATGCACCTCCACTATGACAAGCAGTTGGAGTTTAAGGAAGATTTGCTGCGTCAGGCCTTGAAAAAGTTTGCGCCAGCTGGTTACGAAAACTACGAGATTCGTCCGACCATTGGTATGCAGGAGCCGCTCTATTATCGGGCCAAGTTGCAGTTTCAGACTCGGAAGTTCAAGGATGAGGTCAAGGCTGGGCTCTATGCCCAGAATTCCCACTATCTGGTCTCGCTGAAAAACTGTCTGGTTCAGGACAAGGTAACGCAAAAGATCATAAATAAGGTAGCTCGGCTTTTAGGCAAGTATAGGCTGCCCATCTATGATGAGAGAAAGACTGCTGGGGTACGAACGGTCATGATTCGCAGGGCTAGAAAGACAGGTCAGGTGCAGATGATTTTTGTGACGGGGCGCAAGCTAGACTTTTCTCCAGTCGTCCGAGACCTAGTGGCTGAATTTCCAGAGCTGGAGACAGTGGCGGTCAATTATCATACGAGCAAGTCCAGTGAAATTTATGGGGATAAGACAGAGATTATCTGGGGCGAGAAGGATATTCAAGAAGGAGTGCTGGACTATGAGTTCTCCCTATCACCTCGAGCTTTCTATCAGCTCAATCCTGAGCAGACAGAGGTGCTCTACGGGGAGGCGGTCAAGGCGTTGGATGTGACGAAAGAAGACCATTTGATTGATGCTTATTGCGGAGTGGGGACCATCGGCTTTGCCTTTGCTAAAAGGGTTAAGTCTCTGCGTGGCATGGACATCATCCCTGAGGCCATTGAAGACGCCAAGCGCAATGCGAAACGGATGGGCTTTACCAATACGCTATACGAGACTGGGACGGCAGAGGAGATTATTCCTCGCTGGTATGCTGAGGGCTATCGGGCGAATGCCTTGATTGTTGATCCGCCGCGAACTGGTCTGGACGATAAGCTGCTGGAGACAATTGTCCGCTATACACCTGAGAAGATGGTCTACGTTTCCTGTAATGTCTCAACTCTGGCTCGGGATTTAGTCAAGCTCTGTCAGGTCTACGATGTTCACTATATCCAGTCGGTTGATATGTTTCCGCATACTGCTCGGACCGAAGCAGTGGTGAAATTATCCAAGAGAGATAGCTCTCGTTTGAGTTAA
- a CDS encoding GNAT family N-acetyltransferase, which yields MEQAQLPERLETERIVLRVRTVADAEDIHAYASLPEVSYPAGFPPVKTLEDEIYYLEHILPERNQKENLPAGYGIVVKGTDKIIGSVDFNHRHEDDVLEIGYTLHPDYWGRGYVPEAARALIDLAFKELDLHKIELTCFGYNIQSQRVAEKLGFTLEARIRDRKDVKGNRCDDLRYGLLRSEWEGKR from the coding sequence ATGGAGCAAGCACAATTACCAGAACGATTAGAAACGGAGCGTATAGTCTTACGAGTCCGCACAGTGGCGGATGCCGAAGATATCCATGCCTATGCTAGTCTGCCAGAAGTCTCCTACCCAGCAGGCTTTCCGCCCGTCAAGACCTTGGAAGATGAGATTTACTACCTGGAGCATATTCTGCCTGAGCGCAATCAAAAGGAGAATCTCCCAGCGGGCTATGGGATTGTCGTCAAAGGGACGGATAAAATCATTGGTTCCGTTGATTTCAACCATCGGCACGAAGATGATGTCTTAGAAATCGGCTATACCTTGCATCCAGACTATTGGGGGCGAGGATATGTACCAGAAGCCGCGCGTGCCTTGATTGATTTAGCTTTTAAAGAACTGGATCTTCACAAGATAGAACTGACTTGCTTTGGTTATAACATTCAAAGTCAACGAGTTGCAGAAAAACTTGGCTTCACCCTCGAAGCTCGCATCCGAGACCGCAAAGATGTTAAAGGCAATCGCTGTGATGATTTGAGATATGGCTTGCTTAGGAGTGAGTGGGAGGGTAAACGATGA
- a CDS encoding helix-turn-helix domain-containing protein, whose product MYLADLMEKSEAGQFIVLSYLQQHSTSSLKDVMSETGFSKATLTKYISLINDKAMDHHAALSIQLQDETLSLSIGPDTKGRDIRRLFLSNAVKYQILNHLLYHQQFLAHQLAQELMISEATLGRHISGLNQILSEFELSIQNGRLKGPEHQIRYFYFCLFRKVWSSQDWEKELQKPERRQEVAVLEELCGAQLSQGQRLDLALWAHITQQRLRVNACQFQNIEQKMQGYFENIFYQRLHRRTNDFFAGQHITLSQEDGEMMIFFSFLLSHRILPLHTMEYILGFGGEIASLITQIIQEMKSHDLLGDYIEDQVTYELSQLCAHVFLFKGCLLQDKYKHDLELRHPYLWSEYDYRQVADTIFSKLPIFQQGTSLDKKVLWEWLQLMEYIAENDGQVIKIGMDLIDSFIVVSRMTAILRRYLEYNRFITIESYDLTRNYDLIITNNPIHQAQQVPIYYLKNDLDLEDLAQIRHMIFH is encoded by the coding sequence ATGTATCTTGCAGACTTAATGGAAAAGAGTGAAGCGGGACAGTTTATTGTCCTATCTTATTTACAGCAGCATTCTACATCTAGTTTGAAGGACGTTATGTCTGAAACCGGCTTCTCGAAAGCAACCTTGACCAAGTACATTAGCTTGATTAACGACAAGGCTATGGACCATCATGCAGCCTTATCCATCCAGCTTCAGGACGAAACACTCAGTCTGTCCATCGGACCGGATACCAAGGGACGGGACATTCGCAGACTCTTTTTGAGCAATGCTGTCAAATACCAGATTTTAAACCACTTGCTCTATCATCAGCAGTTTTTAGCCCATCAATTAGCCCAAGAGCTCATGATCAGTGAAGCAACACTCGGCCGTCATATATCTGGTTTAAATCAGATTTTATCAGAGTTTGAGCTATCTATCCAAAACGGCCGCTTAAAAGGTCCTGAGCATCAAATTCGCTATTTTTATTTCTGCCTCTTTCGCAAGGTCTGGTCCAGCCAAGATTGGGAAAAAGAACTTCAAAAACCAGAAAGAAGGCAGGAAGTTGCCGTCTTAGAAGAACTCTGCGGAGCCCAGCTCTCTCAAGGGCAGCGATTGGACTTGGCCCTTTGGGCACATATCACACAACAGCGCCTAAGAGTCAATGCCTGTCAATTCCAAAACATTGAGCAGAAAATGCAGGGCTATTTTGAGAATATCTTCTACCAGCGCTTGCATCGCCGGACAAATGATTTCTTTGCCGGTCAGCACATTACCCTGAGTCAGGAAGACGGGGAAATGATGATTTTCTTTTCATTTCTGCTTTCCCATCGGATTCTGCCTCTGCACACCATGGAGTATATACTGGGCTTTGGTGGTGAAATTGCCAGCCTGATTACGCAAATCATTCAAGAGATGAAGTCTCATGACTTGTTAGGTGACTACATTGAAGACCAAGTGACCTACGAACTCAGCCAGCTCTGCGCCCATGTCTTTCTTTTCAAAGGCTGTCTCTTGCAAGACAAATACAAGCATGACTTGGAATTGCGCCATCCTTACTTATGGAGCGAATACGATTATCGACAAGTGGCAGACACTATTTTTAGCAAACTGCCTATTTTCCAGCAGGGAACATCTCTGGATAAAAAGGTGTTGTGGGAATGGCTCCAGCTGATGGAGTACATCGCTGAAAACGACGGTCAAGTCATCAAGATAGGCATGGACTTGATAGATAGTTTTATCGTTGTTTCCAGGATGACGGCCATTTTAAGGCGATACTTAGAGTACAATCGCTTTATTACGATTGAATCCTACGACCTTACCAGAAATTATGACCTCATCATCACCAACAATCCCATCCATCAGGCCCAGCAAGTTCCCATCTATTATTTAAAAAATGACTTGGATTTGGAAGATTTGGCTCAAATCCGTCACATGATATTTCATTAA
- the glpK gene encoding glycerol kinase GlpK, with protein sequence MSQEKYIMAIDQGTTSSRAIIFNKKGEKVSSSQKEFTQIFPQAGWVEHNANEIWNSVQSVIAGAFIESGVKPNQIEAIGITNQRETTVVWDKNTGLPIYNAIVWQSRQTAPLAEQLKSQGYVEKFHEKTGLIIDAYFSATKVRWILDHVEGAQERAEKGELLFGTIDTWLVWKLTDGASHVTDYSNAARTMLYNIKDLKWDDEILEILNIPKAMLPEVRSNSEIYGKTAPFHFYGGEVPISGMAGDQQAALFGQLAFEPGMVKNTYGTGSFIIMNTGEEMQLSENNLLTTIGYGINGKVYYALEGSIFIAGSAIQWLRDGLRMVENSPESEKYALDSHNNDEVYVVPAFTGLGAPYWDQNARGSVFGLTRGTSKEDFIKATLQSIAYQVRDIIDTMQVDAKTAIQVLKVDGGAAMNNFLMQFQADILGIDIARAKNLETTALGAAFLAGLSVGYWKDLDELRTLNETGELFEPSMNESRKEQLYKGWKKAVKATQVFAEIDD encoded by the coding sequence ATGTCACAAGAAAAATACATCATGGCCATCGACCAAGGAACAACTAGTTCACGCGCCATCATCTTTAACAAAAAAGGAGAAAAAGTTAGCTCCAGTCAAAAAGAATTTACTCAGATTTTCCCTCAAGCTGGATGGGTTGAGCACAATGCCAATGAAATTTGGAACTCCGTGCAGTCTGTTATTGCCGGTGCCTTCATCGAAAGTGGAGTCAAACCTAATCAAATCGAAGCAATTGGAATCACCAACCAGCGTGAAACAACTGTCGTTTGGGATAAAAATACTGGTCTTCCTATCTATAATGCTATCGTTTGGCAGTCTCGTCAGACTGCTCCTCTGGCTGAGCAACTAAAAAGCCAAGGCTATGTGGAAAAATTCCACGAAAAGACTGGTTTGATTATTGACGCTTACTTCTCTGCTACCAAGGTTCGCTGGATTTTGGACCATGTAGAGGGAGCGCAAGAAAGAGCTGAAAAGGGCGAATTGCTCTTTGGTACCATCGATACCTGGCTAGTTTGGAAATTGACTGACGGGGCTTCTCACGTGACTGACTACTCAAATGCAGCCCGTACCATGCTCTATAACATCAAGGATCTTAAATGGGATGATGAGATTTTGGAAATCCTCAACATTCCAAAGGCTATGCTTCCAGAAGTTCGTTCTAACTCAGAAATCTATGGTAAGACTGCTCCATTCCATTTCTACGGTGGAGAAGTTCCAATCTCTGGTATGGCTGGTGACCAGCAGGCAGCTCTCTTTGGACAGTTAGCTTTTGAGCCTGGCATGGTTAAGAATACTTACGGAACTGGTTCCTTCATCATCATGAATACTGGTGAAGAGATGCAACTATCTGAAAACAACCTCTTGACAACCATCGGCTACGGTATCAACGGCAAAGTTTACTATGCCTTAGAAGGTTCTATCTTCATTGCTGGAAGTGCTATTCAATGGCTGCGTGACGGTCTTCGAATGGTTGAAAATTCACCAGAATCTGAAAAATATGCTCTCGATTCTCACAACAATGACGAAGTCTATGTCGTACCTGCCTTTACAGGTCTAGGCGCTCCGTATTGGGATCAAAATGCACGTGGATCTGTCTTTGGCTTGACCCGCGGAACCAGCAAGGAAGACTTTATCAAGGCTACTCTGCAATCCATCGCTTACCAAGTACGAGACATCATTGATACTATGCAGGTGGATGCCAAGACTGCTATTCAAGTCCTCAAAGTTGATGGCGGTGCTGCTATGAACAACTTCCTCATGCAGTTCCAGGCTGACATATTGGGAATCGATATTGCTCGTGCTAAAAACTTAGAAACAACTGCTCTCGGTGCAGCCTTCTTGGCAGGCCTGTCAGTAGGTTACTGGAAAGACTTAGACGAACTCCGCACTCTCAATGAAACTGGAGAACTCTTTGAACCATCTATGAATGAATCCCGCAAGGAACAACTCTACAAAGGATGGAAAAAAGCCGTTAAGGCAACCCAAGTCTTTGCAGAAATCGACGACTGA
- a CDS encoding MIP/aquaporin family protein, with amino-acid sequence MMKEIFGEFLGTLLLLLLGNGVVAGVVLPKTKSHNSGWIVITMGWGIAVAIAAFVSGNLGPAHLNPALTIGVALKGDLPWASVLPYILAQFAGAMVGQFLVFLQFKPHYLAEENPANVLGTFSTGPAIKDTFSNLISEILGTFVLVLTIFALGLYKLQAGIGTFAVGTLIVGIGLSLGGTTGYALNPARDLGPRIMHSILPIPNKGNGDWSYAWIPVIGPIIGAVLAVLVFGLF; translated from the coding sequence ATGATGAAAGAAATATTTGGCGAATTTTTAGGAACACTGCTCTTGCTCCTTTTGGGAAATGGTGTAGTTGCAGGTGTGGTTCTTCCCAAAACCAAGAGCCACAATTCAGGCTGGATTGTGATTACCATGGGATGGGGGATTGCTGTTGCCATCGCTGCTTTTGTATCTGGCAACCTTGGCCCAGCCCATCTGAATCCTGCCCTAACTATCGGAGTAGCTCTGAAAGGTGATTTGCCTTGGGCATCTGTTCTTCCTTACATCCTCGCTCAGTTTGCAGGTGCTATGGTCGGACAGTTCCTCGTCTTCCTGCAGTTCAAACCTCACTATCTAGCTGAAGAAAATCCGGCTAACGTCCTGGGTACATTCAGCACAGGCCCAGCTATCAAAGATACCTTCTCTAACCTGATTAGTGAAATCCTTGGAACCTTTGTCCTTGTGCTGACTATCTTCGCTCTCGGACTTTATAAGCTGCAAGCAGGCATTGGTACTTTTGCTGTCGGAACATTGATTGTCGGGATTGGTCTATCACTCGGTGGAACAACTGGCTATGCCCTCAACCCGGCTCGTGACTTAGGACCTCGCATCATGCACAGTATCCTTCCCATTCCAAACAAAGGAAATGGCGATTGGAGCTATGCTTGGATTCCAGTTATCGGACCAATTATTGGTGCCGTCCTTGCAGTCCTAGTCTTCGGTTTATTCTAA